The following proteins come from a genomic window of Triticum aestivum cultivar Chinese Spring chromosome 6A, IWGSC CS RefSeq v2.1, whole genome shotgun sequence:
- the LOC123131236 gene encoding peroxidase 2: MAKLAAILTLIALLGCMARTCQAEYGNPTPVPSVPSITSPPPPYTPTTPSPPPPYTPSTPSPPPPTPATPSPPPPYTPTTPSPPPPTPATPSPPPPYTPSTPSPPPPAPATPTPPPPYTPSTPIKGLAVDYYKKSCPRAEDIVREVVRDASAGIKAGLIRLFFHDCFVRGCDASVLLDQVDPNSPPEKLGVPNLSLRGFKVIDAAKARIEKECGSDVVSCADVLAFAGRDATYFLSNKKVYFNMTAGRYDGLVSFMNETLPNLPPPFGTVDQLKANFASKGLTADEMVTLSGAHTVGISHCSSFNSSFSDRLNPSTSDMDPTLMSSLREQCKSDNGTDNTVVQDIETPNKVDNKYYKNVLSHKVLFDSDAALMTADDTSAAVRANAKDNDVWEEKFKAAMVRMGAIEVKTRDDFFNGAAVEIRRNCRIVNSY, translated from the exons ATGGCCAAGCTCGCCGCCATCCTGACTCTCATCGCGCTGCTCGGCTGCATGGCGCGTACCTGCCAAGCAGAGTACGGGAATCCCACCCCTGTTCCGTCCGTACCGAGCATAACTAGTCCCCCGCCGCCATACACCCCGACTACACCTAGTCCTCCTCCACCATACACCCCGAGTACACCTAGTCCTCCACCGCCCACCCCAGCTACCCCAAGTCCTCCACCACCATACACCCCGACTACACCTAGTCCTCCACCGCCCACCCCAGCTACCCCAAGTCCTCCGCCGCCATACACCCCGAGCACACCTAGCCCTCCACCGCCCGCCCCAGCTACCCCAACTCCTCCGCCGCCGTACACCCCGAGCACACCCATCAAAGGACTCGCGGTCGACTACTACAAGAAGTCATGCCCTCGCGCGGAAGACATTGTGAGAGAAGTTGTGCGTGATGCCAGCGCCGGTATCAAGGCTGGACTCATCCGTCTCTTCTTCCATGACTGCTTCGTCAGG GGTTGTGATGCCTCCGTGCTTCTAGATCAAGTGGACCCCAACAGCCCACCAGAGAAGTTGGGCGTCCCGAACCTGAGCCTGCGTGGCTTCAAGGTGATCGATGCCGCCAAGGCTAGAATCGAGAAGGAGTGTGGGAGCGACGTCGTCTCGTGCGCTGATGTCCTGGCCTTCGCTGGGCGTGATGCCACCTACTTCCTCAGCAACAAGAAGGTCTACTTCAACATGACAGCTGGCCGTTATGATGGACTTGTTTCCTTCATGAATGAGACACTCCCCAACCTGCCACCACCCTTTGGCACCGTGGACCAGCTCAAGGCCAACTTCGCCTCCAAGGGGCTGACTGCCGACGAGATGGTCACCCTATCTGGTGCACACACTGTCGGAATCTCGCATTGCTCGTCCTTCAACTCATCCTTCTCCGACCGCCTCAACCCAAGCACCTCCGACATGGACCCCACGCTAATGAGCTCTCTCCGGGAGCAATGCAAGTCAGACAATGGGACTGACAACACGGTGGTGCAGGACATCGAGACCCCTAACAAGGTCGACAACAAGTACTATAAGAATGTGCTTAGCCACAAGGTGCTCTTTGATTCAGATGCCGCGCTCATGACGGCAGATGATACAAGTGCAGCGGTGCGTGCCAATGCCAAGGACAACGATGTGtgggaggagaagttcaaggcagCCATGGTAAGGATGGGCGCTATCGAAGTCAAGACTAGGGACGATTTTTTCAATGGTGCCGCTGTTGAGATCAGGAGGAATTGTCGCATTGTCAACTCATACTAA